In the Streptomyces sp. NBC_00525 genome, one interval contains:
- a CDS encoding helix-turn-helix domain containing protein: protein MPPSRRPASEPQLNEAAQLADQLQAAGFTKRDIARIIGRDPSLVSQFYTRHKGAAFVPALTHVLTAVQTAGITDTAELAALAAPHITRRTTASGTRARVRTKAVLITPAGTGTGRAGAQAIASGSTRLRTLIAEAARHRLRIAFTVRLAKTAFVHPSGSRTDSPGIRRDIVQRADHTEERSYGSSTTGGFDAADFARRTDQAAGDVTAAIHQWLVETGRIHSDTNILHLELRTWRPRP from the coding sequence ATGCCCCCCAGCCGCCGCCCCGCCTCCGAGCCGCAACTGAACGAGGCAGCCCAACTCGCCGACCAGCTCCAGGCCGCCGGCTTCACCAAGCGCGACATCGCCCGCATCATCGGCCGGGACCCCTCCCTGGTCTCCCAGTTCTACACACGCCACAAAGGCGCCGCCTTCGTCCCCGCCCTCACCCACGTCCTAACCGCCGTCCAGACAGCGGGAATCACCGACACCGCCGAACTGGCCGCCCTCGCCGCCCCGCACATCACCCGCCGCACCACCGCCTCCGGAACCCGCGCCCGGGTCCGGACCAAAGCGGTCCTCATCACGCCCGCCGGAACCGGTACCGGCCGCGCCGGAGCCCAGGCCATCGCCTCCGGTTCCACCCGCCTGCGCACCCTGATCGCCGAAGCCGCCCGGCACAGGCTCCGCATCGCCTTCACCGTCCGCCTGGCCAAGACCGCCTTCGTCCATCCCTCCGGCAGCCGCACCGACTCGCCCGGCATCCGCCGCGACATCGTCCAACGGGCAGACCACACCGAGGAACGCTCTTACGGCTCCTCCACCACCGGCGGCTTCGACGCGGCCGACTTCGCCCGCCGCACCGACCAGGCCGCAGGCGATGTCACCGCCGCCATCCACCAATGGCTCGTCGAAACCGGACGTATCCACTCCGACACGAACATCCTCCACCTTGAGCTCCGCACCTGGCGACCCCGCCCGTAG
- a CDS encoding TIGR02679 family protein: MPSPQFLLPDATRAYLSHPSLEMLWAAARKRLEGNRLSPTGTVQVLLDSEGAERLQGILGRPVEPGMRRVSLAALETALRSSSAACGLVSAVADLTGHPLRDRAAASAAHSAQWTAMWQKADEQLSKEGLADEPWIALWLQGIRNAGVLTRVGAEAAARAMAGCVRALSVLRPNLDPASGDFFSGRSWELAELAALATGDAHGLDEGRLTGALVLRAVASAISEPHARSSASRRLLWERAGVSVDSVSGTVLVWKLEPPGTHPWSVMMRSRSALSLVTHLALQELRSVPDLPLTAAGARVYACENPQVLQAAARYNVPYPLVCVSGNPSVAGIALLQRLSAGGADIAYHGDFDWAGVSITNRLIEAGARPWRMSSDDYLQACGALSPENVTALTGAPTRAVWDADLQQVMQRQGIAIHEESQLPLLLADLRRE; this comes from the coding sequence ATGCCCTCTCCGCAGTTCCTGCTGCCGGATGCCACCCGCGCCTATCTGAGTCATCCGAGCCTGGAGATGCTGTGGGCAGCCGCACGGAAGCGGCTCGAAGGCAACCGGCTCTCTCCCACAGGTACCGTCCAGGTGTTACTCGACTCGGAAGGCGCAGAGAGGCTGCAAGGCATCCTGGGGCGACCTGTGGAACCGGGGATGCGCCGGGTGAGCCTGGCGGCCCTTGAGACCGCCTTGCGGTCGTCATCGGCCGCATGCGGACTTGTCAGCGCTGTTGCTGACCTCACTGGTCATCCACTTCGCGACCGTGCGGCGGCCAGTGCGGCGCACAGCGCGCAGTGGACCGCGATGTGGCAGAAGGCCGATGAGCAGCTCAGCAAGGAGGGGCTGGCGGACGAGCCGTGGATTGCTCTTTGGCTGCAGGGCATTCGCAACGCGGGAGTTCTGACGCGGGTCGGCGCTGAGGCCGCTGCACGCGCCATGGCGGGTTGCGTCAGGGCATTGTCTGTCTTACGGCCGAACCTCGATCCGGCCTCGGGAGACTTCTTCAGTGGAAGATCCTGGGAGCTGGCTGAACTCGCCGCACTCGCCACCGGTGACGCCCACGGTCTCGATGAGGGCCGGCTCACCGGTGCGCTGGTCCTGCGCGCGGTCGCGTCGGCGATTTCCGAGCCGCACGCCCGGTCAAGCGCGAGCCGACGGTTGTTGTGGGAACGGGCGGGCGTCAGCGTCGACAGTGTCTCCGGCACGGTCCTGGTCTGGAAGCTGGAGCCGCCAGGCACCCATCCGTGGTCTGTGATGATGCGGTCCCGCAGTGCGCTGTCCTTGGTCACGCATCTCGCCTTGCAGGAGTTGCGGTCCGTGCCCGATCTGCCGCTGACGGCCGCCGGGGCGAGGGTCTACGCGTGCGAGAACCCGCAGGTTCTTCAGGCCGCGGCGCGCTACAACGTGCCGTACCCGCTGGTGTGTGTCAGCGGGAATCCCTCGGTTGCCGGAATCGCCCTTCTTCAGCGGCTTAGCGCTGGCGGAGCCGACATCGCCTATCACGGCGACTTCGACTGGGCAGGCGTGTCCATCACGAACCGGTTGATCGAGGCTGGTGCGCGCCCATGGCGGATGAGCAGCGACGACTACCTGCAAGCCTGCGGCGCGTTGTCGCCGGAGAACGTGACAGCCCTGACGGGGGCCCCCACCAGGGCCGTTTGGGATGCCGACCTCCAGCAAGTCATGCAGAGGCAAGGCATCGCGATCCACGAAGAATCCCAACTCCCGCTGCTGCTGGCCGATCTCCGGCGGGAGTAG
- a CDS encoding transcriptional regulator translates to MNPFDPIDTLLATADIPLPAASERRRLRRTLRLDTQSVAQALDITASTLNSWEQGSEPVGAARVRYAYFLSKARMLTPTETSQPQPHTGTHPHPRAANPAGPAPRHSPRPPAGDPISDTVSAALDYYGGDCGKATEELVKRAIPHAMRLFNHTRVGGRYDVVAYPPMPDILSRSSPNTSDQIWEARPNWQRPDADPTEAGPVAALDINGAYLSALKTHLPLGALQHQTGAPHDRRRSGFYRITPPRWEHDAYLPNPLGHRLEPGPLWVTEPTMRLILQLSEGEKPLCDPPVIHESYTSGSTEGLLEKFRTLLRDARATALHHNDEVTLGYVKSMYSKFVSTMGDSNHNRELHRPDWMHIIRSQAFANLWRKAHHAHTDQLTVVRLCGTDELHVRGDWRRTFTEGTGLNEVKLKRTTEGGEEN, encoded by the coding sequence GTGAACCCCTTCGACCCCATCGACACCCTCCTGGCAACCGCAGACATCCCCCTGCCGGCCGCCTCAGAACGCCGCCGCCTACGCCGAACCTTGCGCCTTGACACACAATCCGTCGCCCAGGCCCTGGACATCACCGCCAGCACCCTCAACTCCTGGGAACAAGGAAGCGAACCCGTCGGCGCAGCGCGCGTCCGCTACGCCTACTTCCTGAGTAAAGCCCGCATGCTGACCCCGACCGAAACCAGCCAGCCCCAACCCCACACCGGCACCCACCCACACCCCCGAGCCGCGAACCCCGCAGGGCCAGCGCCTCGACACTCCCCACGCCCACCCGCTGGCGACCCGATCAGCGATACCGTGAGTGCCGCCCTGGACTACTACGGCGGTGACTGCGGCAAGGCAACCGAAGAACTCGTCAAGCGCGCGATCCCGCACGCGATGCGCCTGTTCAACCACACCCGGGTAGGCGGCCGCTACGACGTCGTCGCCTACCCGCCGATGCCCGACATCCTCAGCCGAAGCAGCCCCAACACCTCCGACCAGATCTGGGAAGCCCGACCGAACTGGCAGCGCCCCGACGCCGACCCAACCGAGGCCGGTCCCGTCGCCGCCCTGGACATCAACGGCGCCTACCTCTCCGCCCTGAAGACCCACCTGCCGCTCGGCGCCCTGCAGCACCAGACAGGCGCTCCCCACGACCGGCGCCGTTCCGGCTTCTACCGCATCACCCCACCCCGATGGGAGCACGACGCCTACCTGCCCAACCCGTTAGGACACCGCCTCGAACCCGGTCCTCTCTGGGTCACCGAGCCCACCATGAGGCTGATCCTGCAACTCTCCGAGGGCGAGAAGCCCCTGTGTGATCCGCCGGTGATCCATGAGTCCTACACCTCGGGCTCCACCGAGGGACTCCTCGAGAAATTCCGTACTCTGCTCAGAGACGCACGAGCCACAGCCCTTCACCACAACGACGAAGTGACCCTCGGCTACGTGAAGAGCATGTACTCCAAGTTCGTCTCCACTATGGGCGACTCGAACCACAACAGGGAACTGCACCGCCCCGACTGGATGCACATCATCCGCTCGCAGGCATTCGCCAACCTCTGGCGCAAGGCACACCACGCCCACACCGACCAACTCACCGTCGTCCGTCTGTGCGGCACCGACGAACTCCACGTCCGAGGAGACTGGCGTCGCACCTTCACAGAAGGCACCGGACTCAACGAAGTCAAGCTCAAGCGCACCACCGAGGGCGGCGAAGAGAACTGA
- a CDS encoding ATP-binding protein — MTKLSACCAAVTCTSLTRRLNSGGGTRVEIPPADQSYADAKHQRVARWRRKNIYRWDPIKPHTAHQETPTTIAPAPALDDESVGEPDFYLNLTDARIVATEALLEASENIADTIEARAMSCFFGDAGLGKTFSVLAALKEVAADRVLLLQFRSHPTPRDIRMELFTALRLEGEPPSHPSEFDRPLKRTLARKPYVIVCDEAQQFSRECFEFVRHLWDTGKGPTRPAVLFVGGEEAYKTLYSEPALASRIHIRQEYTPMGLEEAQRNIPLFHPIWANAPAELIEYVDDEGGAGTFRMWSKITYHILEGMKRRGPPKPTRPSHAGPSAAPCPTAAGTPVPRKPSDQPHRHPGTPLPQPARRPHRDHPCGARRRSCPRHHHPAQRHPLPRRRPRHR, encoded by the coding sequence TTGACGAAGCTTTCCGCCTGCTGCGCCGCCGTAACATGCACCAGCCTGACGCGCCGGCTCAACAGCGGCGGCGGAACCCGTGTGGAGATCCCCCCCGCCGACCAGAGCTATGCCGACGCCAAGCATCAGCGCGTGGCCAGGTGGCGGCGGAAGAACATCTACCGATGGGACCCCATAAAGCCCCACACCGCCCACCAGGAGACACCCACGACCATCGCCCCAGCGCCGGCCCTCGACGACGAGTCGGTCGGAGAACCCGACTTCTATCTCAACCTCACCGACGCCCGCATCGTCGCCACCGAAGCACTCCTCGAGGCCAGTGAGAACATCGCCGACACCATCGAAGCCCGCGCCATGTCGTGCTTCTTCGGCGATGCTGGCCTCGGCAAGACCTTCTCCGTCCTGGCCGCGCTCAAGGAAGTCGCCGCGGACCGCGTCCTGCTGCTGCAGTTCCGCTCCCACCCCACCCCGCGCGACATCCGCATGGAACTGTTCACCGCCCTGCGCCTCGAAGGAGAACCCCCTTCCCACCCGAGCGAGTTCGACCGGCCGCTCAAGCGCACCCTGGCACGCAAGCCGTACGTCATCGTCTGCGACGAAGCCCAGCAGTTCAGCCGTGAGTGCTTCGAATTCGTCCGCCACCTCTGGGACACCGGCAAGGGCCCCACCCGTCCCGCTGTTCTCTTCGTCGGTGGCGAAGAGGCCTACAAAACCCTCTACAGCGAACCCGCCCTCGCCTCCCGCATCCACATCCGGCAGGAATACACCCCCATGGGCCTCGAAGAGGCTCAGCGCAACATTCCCCTCTTCCACCCCATCTGGGCCAACGCACCCGCCGAACTCATCGAGTACGTCGACGACGAAGGCGGCGCTGGCACCTTCCGAATGTGGTCCAAGATCACCTACCACATCCTCGAAGGCATGAAGCGGCGCGGACCACCGAAGCCGACGAGACCATCGCACGCTGGGCCATCCGCCGCGCCCTGCCCCACCGCAGCAGGAACCCCCGTACCAAGGAAGCCTAGTGACCAGCCCCATCGGCACCCAGGCACACCACTACCTCAACCTGCCCGACGCCCGCACCGTGACCACCCATGCGGTGCGCGCCGCCGCTCATGCCCTCGACACCACCATCCAGCACAGCGGCATCCTCTGCCTCGCCGCCGACCCCGGCATCGGTAA
- a CDS encoding helix-turn-helix domain-containing protein, giving the protein MLLTTGQAAAELGMAITTFRRLVHAHLIPGLTNRGVRVIVPLEAVQALSTRHAAPLHALEAPEIAVLRVEADRRAREGNAGNTERTGFSATLQAGKIQEAMRGWWRCDAASVAAGQVLPVTVSGYVVAVLTGLGRWESNGQGRHAFPDAVLAGYVTDLVQPVVHLTAPSAADRRTAELLLGSRLPSHSGGPIAYVSTRNIDCEAP; this is encoded by the coding sequence ATGCTGCTGACGACGGGGCAGGCCGCCGCCGAACTCGGCATGGCCATCACCACCTTCCGCCGCCTGGTGCACGCTCACCTGATCCCGGGGCTGACCAACAGGGGAGTGCGGGTAATAGTCCCCCTGGAAGCCGTCCAGGCCCTGAGCACACGCCACGCGGCTCCGCTGCACGCCCTTGAAGCACCGGAGATCGCCGTGCTGCGCGTGGAAGCGGACCGGCGCGCACGCGAGGGGAATGCCGGGAACACCGAGCGGACCGGGTTCTCCGCCACCTTGCAGGCCGGGAAGATCCAGGAGGCCATGCGCGGCTGGTGGCGCTGCGACGCTGCCAGCGTCGCAGCCGGGCAAGTGCTGCCCGTGACCGTCTCCGGCTACGTGGTTGCCGTTCTGACCGGTCTGGGCCGATGGGAGAGCAACGGGCAGGGCCGGCACGCCTTCCCCGACGCAGTCCTGGCCGGGTATGTCACCGATCTCGTCCAGCCGGTCGTCCACCTCACCGCACCGTCGGCCGCAGACCGCAGAACCGCCGAACTTCTTCTCGGCTCCCGCCTGCCCTCCCATTCCGGCGGCCCGATCGCCTACGTATCAACCCGCAACATTGACTGCGAGGCACCGTGA
- a CDS encoding transposase family protein, translating to MRRRATEGRSWWGGGDRIVADAGYEGLGAPTGGRVVTPPHRKFKKDAPDWYQEMRERQCKAHSSRRIRVEHGIANLKNWRSLARRLGRRAHISDTVQAVAGLLSHSAADLNPRRRRRAPGVEEPSASRHLPCTSSLDRLRSRGSGSGPCIEAFDDDSRGSPRLQPQQQSATAQRKSANSDLRKAG from the coding sequence GTGAGACGTCGAGCCACGGAAGGTCGATCATGGTGGGGTGGTGGGGACCGTATTGTTGCCGATGCCGGCTACGAGGGCCTCGGCGCTCCGACCGGTGGACGCGTGGTGACACCACCGCACCGCAAGTTCAAGAAGGACGCCCCGGACTGGTACCAGGAGATGCGCGAGCGACAGTGCAAGGCGCACTCATCACGTCGCATCCGGGTCGAGCACGGCATCGCCAACCTCAAGAACTGGCGGTCCCTGGCCCGCCGCCTCGGCCGCCGTGCTCACATCAGTGACACCGTCCAGGCCGTCGCCGGCCTGCTGTCCCACAGCGCCGCGGACCTGAACCCACGACGACGGAGGCGAGCACCAGGCGTGGAGGAGCCCTCGGCGTCTCGCCACCTACCGTGCACGAGCTCGTTAGACCGTTTGAGGAGCCGGGGATCCGGCTCAGGCCCGTGCATCGAGGCCTTCGATGACGACAGCAGGGGATCGCCACGCCTGCAACCGCAACAACAGTCGGCGACGGCGCAGCGGAAATCGGCCAACTCCGATCTGAGAAAAGCTGGTTAG
- a CDS encoding IS5 family transposase (programmed frameshift), whose amino-acid sequence MGRGTWSWIVPDGLWEIAEPLVPPSRTRPQGGGTQDAPDETLFAAIIYVLVSGCAGRALPPCFGISKSTAHRRFLIWSRAGVWGRLHEEILHRLDDSGLLDLSRAVLDSAHVRAKKRGELTGPSPVDRGKTGSKMHVLSDANGLPLIVGVSAANTHDSQGIRSMVAGLQTKHDPHRGRYFKPARLHADKAYDIPELRKWLRGKRIGVRIARKGIESSERLGRRRWVIERTMSWLTGYHRLNHRYERHPRNYLAFLGLATAICCYKRLLRLTT is encoded by the exons ATGGGGCGGGGTACGTGGAGTTGGATTGTTCCGGACGGGCTGTGGGAGATCGCCGAGCCGTTGGTCCCACCATCGAGGACGCGTCCGCAGGGCGGGGGAACGCAGGACGCGCCTGATGAGACGCTGTTCGCCGCGATCATTTACGTGCTGGTCAGTGGTTGTGCCGGGCGTGCTCTGCCGCCATGCTTCGGCATATCGAAGTCGACGGCTCACCGCAGGTTCCTGATCTGGTCCCGGGCCGGAGTCTGGGGTCGGCTGCACGAGGAGATCCTGCACCGCCTCGACGACTCCGGCCTGCTCGATCTCTCCCGCGCGGTCCTCGACTCCGCCCACGTGAGGGCGAAAAAAAGGGGCGAACTCACAGGGCCGAGTCCCGTGGACCGGGGCAAGACGGGTTCCAAGATGCACGTCCTGTCGGACGCGAACGGCCTGCCCCTCATCGTCGGCGTCTCAGCCGCCAATACCCACGACAGCCAAGGCATCAGGTCCATGGTCGCGGGTCTCCAAACGAAACACGACCCCCACCGCGGCCGGTACTTCAAACCAGC GCGCCTCCACGCCGACAAGGCATACGACATACCTGAACTGCGGAAATGGCTCCGCGGCAAACGCATCGGCGTCCGCATCGCCCGCAAGGGAATCGAATCATCCGAGCGGCTCGGGCGACGCCGTTGGGTCATCGAACGGACCATGTCCTGGCTGACCGGCTACCACCGACTCAACCACCGATACGAACGCCACCCCCGCAACTACCTGGCCTTCCTCGGCCTCGCCACCGCCATCTGCTGCTACAAACGACTCCTCCGCCTCACCACATAG
- a CDS encoding SAM-dependent methyltransferase, with translation MPTRDNVHQIARRGSTDACLVYIDNDPVVLAHARMMLDEDRTLILNADLLDFTTILARSEQAGMLDSSSAPVAVLSTSVLHCIPDTRNPWRHVAELINQLPSGSILVLSHLADEDRVLNEEAPDLMRELTGQQWAKIRSFAEVARFFDGLEPIGGPIGDVAR, from the coding sequence TTGCCCACCCGGGACAACGTCCACCAGATCGCCCGCCGTGGGAGCACGGACGCCTGCCTCGTCTACATTGACAACGACCCCGTCGTCCTGGCCCACGCGCGCATGATGCTCGACGAGGACCGCACACTGATCCTCAACGCCGATCTACTGGACTTCACCACGATCCTGGCCCGCAGCGAGCAGGCCGGGATGCTGGACAGCAGCAGCGCACCTGTGGCGGTGCTGTCCACTTCCGTTCTGCACTGCATCCCCGACACGCGCAACCCCTGGCGGCACGTGGCAGAACTGATCAACCAGCTCCCCTCGGGCAGCATCCTGGTTCTGAGCCACCTGGCCGACGAGGACCGCGTATTAAACGAGGAAGCACCTGACCTCATGCGAGAGCTCACCGGACAGCAGTGGGCAAAGATCCGTTCCTTCGCCGAAGTAGCACGGTTCTTCGACGGCCTTGAGCCCATCGGCGGTCCGATCGGTGACGTTGCACGCTGA